A stretch of Myroides oncorhynchi DNA encodes these proteins:
- a CDS encoding HPP family protein, which translates to MKQRVPVSQIMSKALIAVPTNKKLSEVNQLLVEYNIRHIPVIEAENVVGIISSNDILKIGYGANDLDQNALDAIYDAYKLEDVMTKNPIVVMDDTSIKDVAEIFSKQQFHSLPVVDKDNVLQGIVTTTDMINYLIAQY; encoded by the coding sequence ATGAAACAAAGAGTACCTGTATCTCAAATTATGTCTAAAGCACTTATAGCTGTGCCAACTAATAAAAAGTTAAGTGAAGTAAACCAATTATTAGTAGAATATAATATTAGACATATTCCTGTTATCGAAGCAGAGAATGTAGTGGGAATTATCAGTAGCAATGATATCTTAAAAATAGGATATGGTGCCAATGATTTAGACCAGAATGCATTAGATGCTATTTATGATGCTTATAAATTAGAAGATGTGATGACAAAGAATCCGATTGTAGTAATGGATGATACTAGTATTAAAGATGTAGCAGAGATCTTTTCAAAACAACAGTTTCACTCACTTCCAGTGGTAGATAAAGACAATGTATTACAAGGAATAGTTACAACTACAGATATGATCAATTATTTAATTGCACAATATTAA
- a CDS encoding lysylphosphatidylglycerol synthase transmembrane domain-containing protein, with protein MKKNISKLTNILLPLLLGVFLVYYAYNQFTDQQIEEMKSQFSGANYNYILISSFFSLLSLWARAYRWKYALSYMGHHVSTSTNFMAISIGYLLNLTVPRSGEVSRAIILQKYEKVPFDKGFGSIVSERVIDLICLLLCVLAALLLQYSVLKDFLLLKVPVEKLAILGTIALLGLLGTIAIFYYSKWKVVTFIKQKIKGLTEGISSIFKMPHKAAFLFHTFLIWFGYIATFYFGTHALEATSTLSIPIVMSAFVAGSFAVSFTNGGFGAFPLVIAELLSLYGISFVSGTAFGWILWTTQTGIVVILGALSFLVLPLYYNQKKN; from the coding sequence TTGAAGAAGAATATCAGTAAATTGACTAATATATTACTCCCACTCTTGTTGGGAGTTTTTTTGGTATATTATGCTTATAATCAGTTTACTGACCAACAAATAGAGGAGATGAAATCTCAATTTAGTGGTGCTAATTACAACTATATTCTCATCTCCTCTTTCTTTTCATTATTAAGCCTTTGGGCACGTGCCTATAGGTGGAAGTACGCACTTAGCTACATGGGACACCACGTCTCTACCTCCACTAATTTTATGGCTATTTCTATCGGCTATCTTTTAAATCTTACTGTCCCACGATCAGGTGAAGTCTCACGTGCTATCATTCTACAGAAGTATGAAAAAGTACCTTTTGACAAGGGCTTTGGTTCTATCGTATCAGAGCGCGTAATAGATCTTATCTGTTTACTACTATGTGTATTAGCTGCTTTATTACTACAGTATAGCGTTCTTAAAGACTTCCTATTATTAAAAGTTCCTGTTGAAAAACTAGCCATTCTAGGCACTATAGCTCTTTTAGGTCTATTAGGTACCATAGCAATATTTTATTATAGCAAATGGAAAGTTGTAACTTTTATCAAACAGAAAATTAAAGGGTTAACGGAAGGTATCAGTAGCATCTTTAAGATGCCTCATAAAGCAGCATTCCTATTCCATACTTTTCTAATTTGGTTTGGGTATATCGCCACGTTTTACTTTGGTACACACGCCTTAGAAGCTACTAGCACACTAAGCATTCCTATCGTCATGTCCGCATTTGTAGCGGGTAGTTTTGCTGTATCTTTTACCAATGGAGGCTTCGGAGCATTTCCTCTAGTTATCGCAGAGTTACTATCTCTTTATGGTATATCTTTTGTCTCGGGAACAGCATTTGGATGGATATTATGGACTACACAGACAGGTATAGTAGTCATACTCGGAGCATTATCATTCTTAGTCTTACCACTGTACTATAATCAAAAGAAAAACTAA
- the panD gene encoding aspartate 1-decarboxylase, which translates to MQVEVVKSKIHRVTVTGADLHYIGSITIDEVLMEASNIIEGEKVSIVNINNGERFETYAIPGPKNSGEICLNGPAARKVHKGDIIIIITYGIMDFEEAKTFKPSIVFPNEETNTLT; encoded by the coding sequence ATGCAAGTTGAAGTAGTAAAATCAAAAATTCACCGTGTAACTGTAACTGGAGCAGATCTACACTACATCGGAAGTATTACGATTGACGAAGTTTTAATGGAAGCTTCTAACATCATAGAAGGCGAGAAAGTTTCGATTGTTAACATTAACAATGGAGAACGTTTTGAAACTTACGCTATTCCTGGCCCAAAGAATAGTGGAGAAATCTGTCTTAACGGTCCAGCAGCACGTAAGGTACACAAAGGTGATATCATCATCATTATTACTTATGGCATTATGGACTTCGAAGAAGCGAAGACATTTAAGCCTTCTATCGTATTCCCAAATGAAGAGACCAACACTTTAACTTAG
- the panC gene encoding pantoate--beta-alanine ligase, with product MFLFSTKAELQAYLKPFRHANKAIGLVPTMGAIHNGHLSLMEQSLNENECTVVSIFVNPTQFNNADDLIKYPRTLERDKEIIKSLSEQIVIFAPSVDEIYGGNTVAQSFDFDGLENEMEGASRPGHFDGVGTIVSKLFELVSPTKAYFGEKDFQQLQIIKKMVDKLHIAVQVIGVPIFRGLDGLAMSSRNERVSIDGLKKSTFLYQVLLKAKEVFKSESISKVNDFVESEFKNNPNFELEYFTIAEEATLKTATAKDPNHKYRGFLVAHIEGVRLIDNISFN from the coding sequence ATGTTTCTTTTTAGTACTAAAGCCGAATTACAAGCGTATCTAAAACCGTTTAGACATGCTAATAAGGCAATTGGTCTTGTACCAACAATGGGGGCTATTCACAATGGGCACCTTTCATTAATGGAACAATCTTTAAATGAAAATGAATGTACCGTAGTAAGTATTTTCGTTAATCCGACGCAATTTAATAATGCTGATGATTTAATAAAATACCCTCGTACTTTAGAAAGAGATAAGGAGATTATTAAGTCTCTTTCTGAACAAATTGTAATATTTGCACCATCAGTTGACGAAATTTATGGTGGAAATACTGTAGCCCAATCATTTGATTTTGATGGACTAGAAAACGAAATGGAAGGTGCTTCACGCCCAGGCCATTTTGATGGAGTTGGAACCATTGTAAGTAAATTATTTGAGTTGGTATCACCAACCAAAGCTTACTTTGGAGAGAAAGACTTTCAACAATTACAAATTATTAAAAAGATGGTTGATAAACTCCATATTGCAGTACAAGTAATCGGTGTTCCCATTTTTAGAGGTCTTGATGGCTTAGCCATGAGCTCGCGTAATGAGAGAGTTTCTATTGATGGATTAAAAAAATCCACTTTCTTATATCAAGTGTTACTAAAAGCCAAGGAAGTATTTAAAAGTGAAAGTATTTCTAAAGTTAACGATTTTGTAGAGAGTGAATTTAAAAATAATCCTAACTTTGAACTCGAATACTTCACTATTGCAGAAGAGGCAACTCTAAAAACAGCTACTGCAAAAGATCCTAATCACAAATATAGAGGATTCTTAGTGGCTCATATTGAAGGCGTTCGATTAATTGACAATATATCTTTTAACTAA
- a CDS encoding glycogen/starch synthase: MKEKRILYVSSEVVPYLAENEVSLMSYDAPKMINDQGGQIRIFMPRYGSINERRHQLHEVIRLSGMNLVVNDMDMPLIIKVASIPKERIQVYFIDNDEYFKRKSTFSDEDGTLYPDNDERAIFFTKGVIETVKKLNWVPDVIHVQGWMASLLPTYLKHYYKDEAIFSDTKVVTSIFSEGFEGVLDATMKEKIAFDGFSEDIVNDFTNPTYENIMKNAIKNSDGVIVASEEVSSTLTKFIESSEKPFLPFVAKDEFAQAYTEFYQKFF, translated from the coding sequence ATGAAAGAAAAGAGGATATTATACGTATCATCTGAAGTGGTACCTTATTTAGCTGAAAACGAAGTTTCATTAATGTCTTATGATGCTCCAAAAATGATTAACGATCAAGGCGGACAGATAAGAATTTTTATGCCTAGATATGGTAGTATAAATGAGAGAAGACATCAATTACACGAAGTTATTAGACTGTCTGGTATGAATCTAGTCGTTAATGACATGGATATGCCATTGATTATTAAAGTAGCTTCTATACCGAAAGAGCGAATTCAGGTTTACTTTATAGATAATGACGAATATTTTAAAAGAAAATCAACATTCTCAGATGAAGATGGGACATTATATCCCGATAACGATGAGAGAGCTATTTTCTTTACAAAAGGTGTAATAGAAACAGTTAAGAAACTTAACTGGGTACCCGATGTGATACATGTACAAGGTTGGATGGCGTCATTGTTACCAACTTATTTAAAGCATTATTATAAAGATGAAGCTATTTTTTCAGATACTAAAGTAGTTACTTCTATATTTAGTGAAGGATTCGAAGGAGTATTAGATGCAACAATGAAGGAGAAAATTGCATTCGATGGTTTCTCGGAGGATATTGTTAATGATTTTACTAATCCTACGTATGAAAACATCATGAAGAATGCTATTAAAAATTCAGATGGTGTAATAGTGGCTTCAGAAGAAGTGAGTTCAACTTTAACAAAATTTATAGAGTCTTCTGAAAAACCTTTTTTACCTTTCGTAGCTAAAGATGAGTTTGCACAAGCCTATACTGAATTTTATCAGAAGTTTTTTTAA
- a CDS encoding DUF4270 domain-containing protein, with protein MNQKKIVKGISLVLGLFALQACESDYTSTGNDLVGGGDFDIVSYRVNDFKAYNQTYGPVDGSRLIEVPFGYLDNGVFGATSSDLVLQLNESSTVVSGVGDNVKVDSVYVYIPYFSQFDKVEEKVNKYKLKNVYGEGSIDLKVYQNKYHLMDVDLSDGSISKFYTDMGSSFDSNKVGEVLNKKTNFSFDNSEIVIYKKDKDGNPIKDEKTGDHLIKERLNPGMWLDLNESYFEKFITENKSKLSDVNGFNELFKGFYLKTNQATNGSKGVVGLLNLTGAKMVVILHDDKKTTDADGKETITRERKELSISIGTNVIGSKKFSVNVFNTLNDGGYQSGVSNANKEQGDQSIYLRGGQGSMAVLEVFRADDFKELKAIKEDGGLLNDAYLTVFVDKERMSGLPIPERLFLYDFDNSMVLTDFGNDAVSTAQYLKYGYGGIFVKEDKENNKEGYYYRFRVTDHIRGLLKSKNNVSPKLGLIVANNYAVAGYTNQKTRNVINNTPTNINVIPSLSVSCPVGVVLHGANAVDESKRMKLEIYYTKAKNKK; from the coding sequence ATGAACCAAAAAAAAATTGTAAAAGGAATATCTCTTGTTTTAGGCTTATTTGCCTTACAAGCTTGTGAAAGTGATTATACATCAACAGGTAATGACTTAGTAGGAGGTGGAGACTTCGATATTGTATCGTATAGAGTTAATGATTTTAAAGCATATAATCAAACTTATGGTCCGGTAGATGGTAGTAGATTAATAGAAGTTCCTTTTGGATATTTAGATAATGGAGTATTTGGAGCTACAAGTAGTGATCTAGTGTTGCAGCTAAATGAGTCAAGTACTGTTGTGTCTGGAGTGGGTGATAATGTAAAAGTGGATTCAGTATATGTTTATATACCATATTTTTCTCAGTTTGATAAAGTAGAAGAAAAAGTAAATAAATATAAACTGAAAAATGTATATGGAGAGGGGTCTATTGACTTAAAAGTTTATCAAAACAAGTATCACTTAATGGATGTTGATTTGTCTGATGGATCAATATCTAAGTTTTATACTGATATGGGAAGTTCATTTGATAGCAATAAAGTAGGTGAAGTTCTGAATAAGAAAACAAATTTTTCTTTTGACAATAGTGAAATCGTTATTTATAAAAAAGATAAGGATGGTAACCCAATTAAAGATGAAAAAACAGGTGATCATCTGATAAAAGAGAGATTGAACCCTGGTATGTGGTTGGATTTAAATGAAAGTTATTTTGAAAAATTCATAACGGAGAACAAATCTAAGCTATCTGATGTCAATGGCTTTAATGAATTGTTTAAAGGGTTTTATCTTAAAACTAATCAAGCAACTAATGGAAGTAAAGGTGTAGTAGGGTTATTAAATCTTACGGGAGCTAAGATGGTAGTTATTCTTCACGATGATAAAAAAACGACTGATGCGGATGGAAAAGAGACAATTACACGTGAACGAAAAGAGCTTTCAATTAGTATAGGAACGAATGTTATAGGATCTAAGAAGTTTAGTGTTAATGTGTTTAATACGTTAAACGACGGAGGATATCAATCAGGTGTAAGTAATGCTAATAAAGAACAAGGAGATCAAAGTATTTATCTTAGAGGAGGACAAGGTAGTATGGCCGTTTTGGAAGTTTTTAGAGCAGATGATTTTAAGGAATTAAAAGCTATAAAAGAGGATGGTGGACTATTAAACGATGCGTATTTAACTGTTTTTGTGGATAAAGAACGCATGTCAGGATTACCTATCCCAGAACGCCTATTCTTGTATGATTTTGATAATAGTATGGTTCTGACAGATTTTGGAAACGATGCTGTAAGTACAGCACAATATCTAAAATATGGTTATGGAGGTATCTTTGTGAAGGAAGATAAAGAGAATAACAAAGAAGGATATTATTATAGATTTAGAGTTACGGATCACATTAGAGGACTTTTAAAAAGTAAAAATAATGTTAGTCCTAAGCTAGGTTTAATAGTAGCAAATAATTATGCTGTAGCAGGATATACAAATCAAAAAACACGAAATGTAATAAATAACACCCCAACTAATATAAATGTTATCCCATCACTTTCTGTAAGTTGTCCAGTAGGAGTTGTACTTCATGGAGCAAATGCAGTTGATGAGAGCAAAAGAATGAAGTTAGAAATTTATTATACTAAAGCTAAAAATAAAAAGTAA